The window GGGGCTCTTGAATAGAGTTGAAATGGCGGTGCGAGCGTACGATCCGTGAATTTCCTGTGCCACACACCGCCTGGATGGCGGAATTCCCTTGTCAGTAACAATTGTTGATTCAAAGGGAAATATTGTCAGGAATTTAAGGGCATAAGGTTTTATGGTAAGCGCTCACAGGATAAACTATAAAGTCGCTCATCAATCTCCCCTCCTCCTCCTCATAGGGCCCCCTGCGAGCGCTTACCCATTTCCTTTGGGCATTGGCCTTTTTTTATCCCCTTTTAAACCCGATTCCAAGGAGAGGAAAAATGGAAGAAAACAAAAAGCGTGAGAGGATAATGGTAAAAGCTGAGTCTCCCAGTTGTGCATGCGGTTACATTGGTCACATGACTGTTTCCGAATTAAAGGAAAGGGCTTTAGGAGAAGAGTTTGATGCCAGGTGCCCTGTCTGCAGGCAAATTCACCTTACCAGGGAGGAAATCGAGGAACTTGAAAGCCAGAAAATAACTAGATCTGAAAAATTTTGTCATATTAAAGAAGAAGCGGAAGCCAGGGGCAATATGTCATAGACGGGGAATCAAAAAAGTAAATTTTGATCCCTTACCCCACTGGCTTTCTACAGTAATATCTCCACCCTGGGCCAGGGCAATCTCTTTTGCAATTGAGAGGCCGAGGCCGGTGCCCTCAGGGTGGAGTTTCTTGGTCTCTTTTACCCTGAAAAAACGGTTAAATATCTTTTTTTGACTATCAAGGGGGATTCCAGGTCCATGATCTATGATGTTTATTGCAACAAACTCAGAGCTCTCTTGGATAGTTAAGAGCACTTCTTGATCTTCTCCCCCATATTGGACAGCATTTTCAATTATGCTATTTAAGGCAATTTGGGTGAGATCAGGATGGCCCTTTACCAATAGCCTGTCTGTATCAGACATGAATTTAACATTTTCATAAAGTTCAGTGATTTCATTAATAAGACCTATTATGTCAAAATTTTTAATAGTATCGCTGCTAAGCCCCCGGCGAATTCTCGATAATAGCAAGATATGTTTAATAATATTAGTGAGCCTTTCAGTATTTTTTATTATTAAGGCGAGAAATTCTTCTTTTTTTTCCTCAGGGATATCTTTTTGTTCTAACAATGTCTCTGCATAGCCTTGTATAGAGGCAAGGGGAGTGCGAAATTGGTGTGCGGCATCTGAAAGACCTTTCAATATGCTTTCTGGGTCTTCGGTAGTCCTCTTTTTTTGTATTAATAGAATAGTTAACTCATCAATATCATTGAATTTAAAAGGCTTGTAATCCACAGATAGTGTTTCCCCCCAGTGAGTCTTAAAGGTGAAAGTAAGTGGGGGATCATGTTGAAGCAATGACCTTGAGCGTATTACCTCAAGAATGGATTTTCCCTTCCAATAATCATGATTTTGTGGAAGTTTCAGCAGTTCAATGGCCACCTTATTTATATGAACGATGTGTTTATTTTTATTTATTACGATAACACCGTGTAGGGTCTTTTCTATGAGGAACAGGAAGAGATCTTTATATAGAGTATGTGACGAAGGAGTCTTGGTAATATCAAGTAATGTTTCTTTTTTTTGGGCCTTATTCAAGTAAGATTTTAATATGTTAAGCATGATAGTAACTAGTCACTAAAGAATTTTCACTCAAATGTAATTGATAATAAATTTGGAACCATAGTCAAATTTTAAATAATAAAAAAGGGGCCACGTGGGCCCCTTTTTTTCCTCATAATTAACAAAAATGACAATTAGATGTCATAGTAGAGGAAGAACTCATATGGATGTGGACGAAGCTTGACAGGATTGATTTCATTTTCAGTCTTGTACTCAATCCACATGTCAATGGCATCCTGAGTGAAAACATCTCCCTTGAGCAAGAACTCGTGGTCTTCCTTAAGGGCATTGATTGCCTCTTCAAGGGAACCTGGAGCAGATGGGATGTTTGCGAGTTCTTCTGGTGGGAGATCATAGATGTTCTTGTCAAGTGGTTCGCCTGGGTCGATCTTGTTTTCGATTCCGTCGAGGACTGCCATGAGCATTGCTGAGAATGCGAGGTAACCATTACAGGATGGGTCAGGAGTACGGAACTCGATCCTCTTGGCCTTTGGAGATGCAGAGTACATTGGGATACGAACTGCTGCACTCCTGTTACGGCTTGAGTATGCCAGATTTACTGGTGCCTCATAGCCTGGGACCAATCTCTTGTAGGAGTTGGTTGAGGGGTTGGTGAAGGCGCAAAGGGCCCTGCAGTGCTTCAGAATTCCGCCAATGGCATAAAGGGCAGTTTCTGAAAGACCAGCATACTTGTCTCCGGCAAAGACAGGTTCACCATCTTTCCATATACTTATATGGGTGTGCATACCAGTACCATTGTCGCCAAAGATTGGTTTGGGCATGAAGGTCACTGTGCGACCGTACTTGTATGCCACATTCTTGAGCACGTACTTGAACCACATTAACTGGTCGCCCATCTGGAGAAGGGGTTTGAAGCGCATGTCAATTTCAGCCTGACCAGCAGTGGCGACCTCGTGGTGCTGGCATTCTACGTCGATACCGAGGGATTCCAAAGTGAGGAGCATTTCTGTCCTCATGTCCTGGAACTTGTCAGTTGGAGGAACTGGGAAGTAGCCTTCTTTGTGTCTTGGCTTGTAGGCAAGGTTTGGGCACTCATCGCGGCCTGAATTCCAGATACCCTCAATGGAATCAACCTGATAGAAGCAACCGTTGGGTTGATTTTCATAGCGAACGTCGTCAAAGATGAAGAATTCTGCCTCTGGGCCGAAGTAAGCTATATCACCTATCCCTGTACTTTTAAGATATGCCTCTGCCTTTTTGGCAATGTTCCTGGGGTCCCTTGAATATGGCTCCCTTGTCACAGGGTCAACAATGTCTCCAATGAGGACAAGAGTTGGTTCTTCGAAGAATGGATCGATTTGGGCAGTGGAAGGATCTGGTATAACAAGCATGTCACTTGCATTGATTGGCTGCCAGCCCCTTATACTTGAGCCGTCAAATCCGTACCCATCTTCGAAGCTTCCTTCATCAAGTTCGCTGATGGGCACAGAAAAGTGCTGCCAGACTCCAGGATAGTCAAGGAATCTAATGTCTACTACCTTGACCCCTTTTTCCTTCGCAAATTCAAGCACATCTTTAGGTGTCATAACGCGTCCTCCTTAGATTTATTTTTTTCTAGATTATAATTCTCAGGGTCTAAGACCCTAAAATACGCATTCCGTTGCAAAAGAAAGTGCATCCTTTAACTCATTACAAAATTCAGGATCTGTAATCTTTTCTCCATATTCATCTAAACAATAGAATGAAAGGGAAATTCTATCTGCACTTGGGCCCATCTTAGCCCTAAATATGTTGATACCAAAGTCAGCCATAGTTCTAGTAATAGAATACAAAAGTCCTATTTTAGGATCAGATATAATATCTACAACTGTATAAAAGTCAGATACTTCATTATCTATCTTTATTTCAGATTCCCCTTGTACCAGACAAATTGGGCCCTGGCTACCGGAAAAAGACATAAATTTTTGTGAAAGTCTGTGAGGGAGTCCAAGTCTTCCTGAAATGGCCTTTTTCATCATTTCTTCGAGCTTATTCCAGTCCATTTCCTGAAAATCGATTGCAAAGGTTGGTTCTACGTCGAGGACATCCACAACAGTGCCATCTTTAAGAGTAAATATCTGTGCTGCTAGGACCTTCAGGTTTTCAAGGGCAAGAACTCCACATATCTTTGATAGGAGGCCTGTCCTGTCTTTTGTCATGATGAGCATTGACCAATAGGCACGCTTATCTTCTGGAACCAGGATTACCAGCCTTCTATTCAATTCTTTTTTTAGTTTCAGATGTTCTTCTATTGCCTCTGGAGTAAAGGACATGAGATAATCTTCTGGAAGATCATCGAGGATAGAGACATGTTCTTCTCCGATCCTCTCTTTGATCTTTTCTTTCATCCACTCTATGCCCTTCACTCTGTCTGGATCCAGGAGATCTTTACGTTCCAGAAGGTGGGCAATCCTGAGGTATAGCTCCAGAATAAGGGCCCCCTTCCAGTCGCTCCATGCGTTAGGTCCGGTTGCCTTGGCGTCTGCTATAGTCAGGAGATAGAGCATTGTTAGGCGTTCTGGATCTGAGATCAGGCGAGCACACCTTAATATCAGTCCTTCGTCTTCAAGGTCCCTTTTAGTTGCAATTTCAGCCAGGAACAGGTGATTTTTTATGAGAAAACACAGGGTCTCAAGATCATCATGGGTTAGTCCCATACGCTCGCCAATCACTTTTCCAAGCTCTTCCCCTTTTTGGGAATGGTTTTCACCATATCCTTTACCAATATCGTGAAAGAGTGCTGCCAGAAATAAAATATGAGGACGAGTGAGTGTAGAAAATAGATGTTTTTCTTCTTGCCTCAATTTTGATATCTCAAAAACGGTTTCTATCAGATGAATGTCCACAGTATTTACATGATAAACATCGTACTGGGCAAGGGCCTTGATAAAAGAAAATTCTGGAATGTAGTTACACAAGACGTCTGTCTCGTGATGCATAACAAAAAGTAGCCTTCGAGGATCTTTTGACTCCATAAGAGAGTCGACAAACCATTTGGCACAAGCGCTGGAAGCTCTAAATGACTCGTCAATATATTGTGTACATTCCCTGATAATCTTTTTGGTCCTGTAGTGAAGAGGTATATCATTTTGGGCGGAATAATGAAAAATTTTCATTATTAGTTGAGGATTTTTTTTAAGGCGCTCCTTTGAGTCGATAACAATTCGTTTGTTTATGATCTCTATACCAGGTTCAAGTACTGTGGAGCTTTGGGCACGTACCCTTGGGTTTAGAACTTCATAAACGTGTTCTAGGTATAGATCAGTGATAGAGCTTATGGAATTAAGGGCCTCGTGGACCTCTTTCATGAACTGTTCTACCCCAAGGATTTTTTTACTGTCTGAGAACTTTAAAAGTCTTGCGATTTCAACTTGGTATTCAAAAAATAGTCTGTCATTTTTTTTGTTACTTACAAAGTGTAGTCTATTTCTTACCCTGATGAGTTCAAATAAGGCCGCCTTTAGCCTTTCGTATTCCTCTTTTGAAATTATTCCTTCTTTTTGAATACCTTGTAGATTTTGGATTCCAAATAGTACCTTTGAGATCCAAATTATTGTATGAAAGTCCCTTAAACCACCTCTTCCGTCTTTAATATTGGGCTCAAGAAGATAGGCATGGTCTCCAAAGCGTTTTAACCGCTCACGCCTATGGTCAATTAGGGATTCTACGAACTGTCTTCTCCGCCCCTCTATAAACTTTGAAAAGATATTGTTTATAAAATTGTTAAAGAGCCATGTATCGCCACAAATGAGCCTGGCATCGAGAAAAGATACCAGGAGAAAGAAATCATTGTCAGCTTCCTTAATACATTCCTCTATGGTCCTTACACCGTGTCCGACCTCGCGTTTAGAATCCCATAGGGGATAAAATATCGCGTTACAGACTTCATCGAGATTGTTTTGCTGCCCTGGTTCATAAAGAATCATTAGATCAATGTCGGAATAGGGGTATAGCTCTTGCCTGCCATACCCCCCCAGGGCAATGATGGAAACTCCGTCTTGGATCTCCGACGGAAGTTTATTGAAAAGGTTTATTATCCACTTGTCTATTATATTGGAATGGACCTTGAGGAGTCTCTCTCCAGAGAGACCCCTGGCCCATAAATCTTCCAATATGTTTTTTCCAGATGGAAGGATTACAGGTTTGTCAACGCTTGACTGAAATATCCAGGAATATGCATCTTCAACAGATGACTTTTCCACTGGCCTAGATTGCATCCTTTCCTCTTTCTCCTGTCCTAACTCTTACTACCTCTTCAACTGGCAGGACAAAGATCTTTCCGTCACCTATCTTTCCAGTCTGGGCGGCATCTCTTATCTTTGTGATAACCTGTTCCACCTGTTCGGCCTCAACAATAATTTCTAGTTTTACTTTTGGTATAAAATCAACTACATATTCTGCTCCACGATAAATTTCTTTATGCCCTTTTTGTCTCCCGTAACCCTTTACCTCAGAGATTGTCATGCCCTTTATTCCGATTTCATTTAGGGCCTCTTTGACATCATCCAGTTTAAAGGGTTTGATGATTGCCTCAATTTTTTTCATAATAGGTTGCCTCCTTTTGTTTTATGCCTGGAGTGTACAGTTCTCTAAAGACTATAGCCCATCTCACTGTGTTGTGTAAGATCCAGACCCTGAACTTCTTGCTCTTCATCAACTCTAACTCCCACAACGAGATCTGTGATTTTGAGTAT is drawn from Dissulfuribacter thermophilus and contains these coding sequences:
- the glnD gene encoding [protein-PII] uridylyltransferase, with protein sequence MQSRPVEKSSVEDAYSWIFQSSVDKPVILPSGKNILEDLWARGLSGERLLKVHSNIIDKWIINLFNKLPSEIQDGVSIIALGGYGRQELYPYSDIDLMILYEPGQQNNLDEVCNAIFYPLWDSKREVGHGVRTIEECIKEADNDFFLLVSFLDARLICGDTWLFNNFINNIFSKFIEGRRRQFVESLIDHRRERLKRFGDHAYLLEPNIKDGRGGLRDFHTIIWISKVLFGIQNLQGIQKEGIISKEEYERLKAALFELIRVRNRLHFVSNKKNDRLFFEYQVEIARLLKFSDSKKILGVEQFMKEVHEALNSISSITDLYLEHVYEVLNPRVRAQSSTVLEPGIEIINKRIVIDSKERLKKNPQLIMKIFHYSAQNDIPLHYRTKKIIRECTQYIDESFRASSACAKWFVDSLMESKDPRRLLFVMHHETDVLCNYIPEFSFIKALAQYDVYHVNTVDIHLIETVFEISKLRQEEKHLFSTLTRPHILFLAALFHDIGKGYGENHSQKGEELGKVIGERMGLTHDDLETLCFLIKNHLFLAEIATKRDLEDEGLILRCARLISDPERLTMLYLLTIADAKATGPNAWSDWKGALILELYLRIAHLLERKDLLDPDRVKGIEWMKEKIKERIGEEHVSILDDLPEDYLMSFTPEAIEEHLKLKKELNRRLVILVPEDKRAYWSMLIMTKDRTGLLSKICGVLALENLKVLAAQIFTLKDGTVVDVLDVEPTFAIDFQEMDWNKLEEMMKKAISGRLGLPHRLSQKFMSFSGSQGPICLVQGESEIKIDNEVSDFYTVVDIISDPKIGLLYSITRTMADFGINIFRAKMGPSADRISLSFYCLDEYGEKITDPEFCNELKDALSFATECVF
- a CDS encoding sensor histidine kinase; amino-acid sequence: MLNILKSYLNKAQKKETLLDITKTPSSHTLYKDLFLFLIEKTLHGVIVINKNKHIVHINKVAIELLKLPQNHDYWKGKSILEVIRSRSLLQHDPPLTFTFKTHWGETLSVDYKPFKFNDIDELTILLIQKKRTTEDPESILKGLSDAAHQFRTPLASIQGYAETLLEQKDIPEEKKEEFLALIIKNTERLTNIIKHILLLSRIRRGLSSDTIKNFDIIGLINEITELYENVKFMSDTDRLLVKGHPDLTQIALNSIIENAVQYGGEDQEVLLTIQESSEFVAINIIDHGPGIPLDSQKKIFNRFFRVKETKKLHPEGTGLGLSIAKEIALAQGGDITVESQWGKGSKFTFLIPRL
- the glnA gene encoding type I glutamate--ammonia ligase, which codes for MTPKDVLEFAKEKGVKVVDIRFLDYPGVWQHFSVPISELDEGSFEDGYGFDGSSIRGWQPINASDMLVIPDPSTAQIDPFFEEPTLVLIGDIVDPVTREPYSRDPRNIAKKAEAYLKSTGIGDIAYFGPEAEFFIFDDVRYENQPNGCFYQVDSIEGIWNSGRDECPNLAYKPRHKEGYFPVPPTDKFQDMRTEMLLTLESLGIDVECQHHEVATAGQAEIDMRFKPLLQMGDQLMWFKYVLKNVAYKYGRTVTFMPKPIFGDNGTGMHTHISIWKDGEPVFAGDKYAGLSETALYAIGGILKHCRALCAFTNPSTNSYKRLVPGYEAPVNLAYSSRNRSAAVRIPMYSASPKAKRIEFRTPDPSCNGYLAFSAMLMAVLDGIENKIDPGEPLDKNIYDLPPEELANIPSAPGSLEEAINALKEDHEFLLKGDVFTQDAIDMWIEYKTENEINPVKLRPHPYEFFLYYDI
- a CDS encoding P-II family nitrogen regulator, with product MKKIEAIIKPFKLDDVKEALNEIGIKGMTISEVKGYGRQKGHKEIYRGAEYVVDFIPKVKLEIIVEAEQVEQVITKIRDAAQTGKIGDGKIFVLPVEEVVRVRTGERGKDAI